The genomic window TATATTGCAATAGAAACGGACTGGGGAAGACTAGGGTCTTCCCCAGTCCGTTTCTATCCCTGTCCCTTTAGTTCGGCCCTTATTGCCAAGTTAGAATATAGAACTCTATTAGTAGCTGACCagagcaacttcgcttgcgtcacgtaagagagattgggtcaacattttccccgtttttgtaacattttttactggtactctgctcctattggtcgtagtgtgatgatatatagcctttagcctttcTCGCTAAAttagctatctaacactgaaatcatttttcaaatcggaccagtagttcctgagattagcgcgttcaaacaaacaaacaaactcttcagctttattatattagtatagattataatattagtatagatgtacgtaatttcatcaaaatctataatatttttcaaaggaaCAAACATTTAAATCCTCCCAAACATTTgcgtttttaattttagttcctcactaaattttttattgcaatttttaataaaacattggcAACATTATTCGTTCAGTAGAAAACTTTCCCTCCCAACAATTTGTCGcgtatttagtaaatatttcgCAGTAAGTGCAGTTTGAAAtaaccccctattacatagaatGTCACAATGCAATGCTTTATACCTTTCAAGTAGGTAAATAGGGACTTTACACGTATACATTAAGCATTGTTATACTCAAAAGTGTAGGCAaatatgtattaggtcggggaaaaagtcttatcgcattatagtatgtatgaacttgtaataaaatcttttctctatacaaaaaagctctatatttgggtacctcacgagctcactgaaagaaacctaatgaaccgtgtatctactcatttgtgattcttgaagccaaagagattttattacaagttcatacatactataatgcgaaaagactttttccccgacctaatatattatttacttatttgatcgtttaccgaccaaaTGGTTATCTGTTCAATAATCCATTTTAAAACTAGTGGATAAGgatctgactgcctccgtggcgcaatggtttaggtcgccacgccgctaccattaggtcgagaggtcgtgggttcgattcaatcacggaacaattatttgattatttaattatttcgggtctggttgtactttgtgtccgttgtttgtatgtttgtaaaagtccccgcgaaacaagatcgattcttagtgcgggagttgtcttttataaaaaaaatcaattaacttGTTGGTttggcttgttgctatatttagacatacaatttaaatggCGTACTATAACAGATTCTTATATGAGTAAAGCAACCTTACCGCGGAAATTCAAAAGATGGGTAAccatagtagtatttgagctgagcgtctcaagtcacggttgttgtcaattacgTACTATAGTAATTTTTtacgtgggttaagcaatcttacCGCGAACATTCTATGGATCGGTAACCATAGTATTTGAGCTGAACGTTTCCCTGCTTCAAGtcacggttgttgtcaattaagataacagtcgtttagccacgtcaaaggccttcagtcttgaacaactttgacactacgttgaccactaaccatacgataaatgaaCATATAAAAAGCGTCATGGTCGActgattatataaatatagtattacttttcagtatttaattaagactgttaattttgtaaacattttgatcTCGATGCTTCGAAATGAAACTGAAAATTACGtttgtattaataaaagtattattaatataatttttgtgtttttcgtTAACCTTAACTTTAATATCCATCTTCAtcaacctttcttccaactattttgGATTCAGCTTCCAGtatcaccggatgcagctgaataccagtattttacatggagcgactgtctatctgacctccacaacacagttacctaggttataacacgatacaccTAAGATTGctttcagactttcaagcttctgactactgttaacgactgtcaaagatctttggaaatGTTAGCCGGAACCCATAagttaacgtgctttccgaaacacggaggaactcggtatgtataatttagttacccatccactgaccaacctcggcaagagtAGTTGTTTGCGACACctgtacatattattaatttgcCCTTAAGGTACCAAGGTCAAAATTATATCTTATAATTAGATTAGAATcatattataaatcaataagaTAATACTACTACGCAGTTTCTCACCTGATCATCTGTCTTGTTCACTCTCGCAGAGATTCGATATGCTATCCTTGTCTATCACCTAAAATAACTGGGAGGGAATCACAGTTCATAGACAAATTGATGTAGAAGTGCTTACGTAGTTGATTAGACAGGgtgttcatattaaaatttggcAGGTTTATCagtatatattactagctgacccgcgcaacttcgcttgcgtcagataagagagaatgggccaaaattttccctgtttttgtaacatttttccctggtactctgctcctattggtagtagcgtgatgatatatagcctataaccttcctcgataaatgggctatctaacactgaaataatttttccaatcggaccagtacttagttcctgagattagcgcgttcaaacaaacaaacaaacaaacaaactcttcagctttataatattagtatagattatttagaACTCATCCGTTACTGTGTAAAACTGACTGACTAATGGACAAAGTGAAACTATTGAGCGTAGAAACTggaaatttggtataaagattccttaggaagtgtagaggagtaATGAGAGAGGATATTTGGAAGGGGGGAATATTCCACGTGAGCGAAGCCGCGGGCGAAAAGCTAGCCTATAATAAGTCTTTCATCTtactaatacttattataaatgcgaaaattaacatatttggatagatgtttgttactcgatCATGCTAAAACTACTGATTGGATTTTGATGATATtcggtacacagatagtttattatatGGATTAACACGTGCGATACTTATcatcccgggaaatcttttgaACTGGACAAAATTTCGTGCAGAAGCTAGTTATGTTATACATAtcttaaattttttttcttaattgttGTTCTTTGAAACGGCTGAATTAACACGGATGCAATATGGCAAAGAGATAGGTATTTTCCGTGATTATAATACGAAACCATTTACATGTTAGTATAATAGTATAGCATACttatgtacatacaaaataatcataacGTAGGTATAGTTTAACAAACTCGAGTTATCGTACCTAGTATAAGTAAGGAACCCCCAGAATACTTACTGATCTGGGTATCGAACCCAGGATCTTGGGATaggcagtcgtatacactacagCCTAGGCACAGAGGCATAACCGTCACGAGATATGGGTCCTAGTAACCGGCGGtgctgtatgacaacatgtatggatgtgaataagacAATTGaagttttctggtctctgcctacccctccTTGAAAGCtaaacacataaaatcacgtctttttcccataggggtaggcagagatttTGATTTAGATAATAGATAACATAACATcattatgaatataaattttaactaaaacaaacCAACCAATAATGACCCACAAAAGTAAGTTGAGTAAATAAACACatcatttactattttattacatttatataactTACAAAACATTCTTAATAAAGAGGGTAACCATAAAACaatcacatttatttacaaataccaACATctgaaacacaaatataaaaattatccATTGatctatttaacacaaaaaatagttaagtacctaaatacattatattattttcagtatgaaatcttaaaacaatgttatctaatagtttcaatataatataaactcaAAATTGATGAAGCAATGAGTTGAGTGAGTTCTATGACCtacttttgatttaaatgtaATTCCCACAAGAGTCTTGCCAATAAATACTAAACTACCAATTCCTTTACatcaaaccaaaaaaaaactatctgtgtaattttactacaaaaatatttacaatttatattatttaaaccatttttcaaagtaataaaacaacaactacttttttatctatttatacaaataataaatagaataaaatattactaacttatattttgtttactttttcttaactgtatacaaaattgtatacaGACAGaattaatgccaaaggcattttctacCAGTCTATTTTAAGGTGAAGCAGAAATTATATAAAGTAGGCGTTtgaaaatgaaagaaatattaGCATGATCATATAGAAGTAAGTatgtatcattttattttgactaaatacaaatttacccaaaatattaattatctataTTAAAACCTCTTTACAGATATTGATCTGCTTCTATAATCTTGTAACTCTATGGTCAGGTCTTTCCcacaaagatttttatttttagtttgacgTTGGGAACGGGCATTCGGATACTAAAATCTATTACAGTATGTGGTCTTTATcgacttattatttattttataagtagtaTATTGAAATGAGTTGTATACTTTCTATAGTAATCAAAATCATGTTGTATGTGAtagaataataacaaaattaagattttttattattgaaatgtaatttttgagTTCAATATTTAGTCATTCTAAATAAAGacaatgtaattatttgttattgtggATATGACGATTAGTTCTACTAGAAAGGCTCACGCAGTCATGTTGTCTGTGTATACtgcgtaaataaaaaaaatcgggGGATAGAGTTATTCTAGTTACGTATTAACgatgtttttcttaattattatgatatctAAGTCAATAAAACCATGGATTTGGGTTAATTAGAAATGAATTTCGTTAATAACTGCGTAAGTTGTTAGTTGATGACTATattcattaacaaaattaaataatatggtTACGGAAAACTTGACCATATTAAGTTGGAAAAAGATGGATTTAAAACGAATATTCAGCGTTTGTTATGCTTGTTGGAGTAAGTTTTCCTTATTTAAGAACATTTATACAAAGTTTTGGGTACTTTTCATTCTTATTTcacctgaaaatattaaaaacaaactttacatgAAGACACATTCTTTTAGGTTAAGTTTGTTGACATCCAAGGCATATGACAGGTCAAAAACTATggaaattttataaacattagtcgaatactgttttattatgtgaataaattaaattaaatttcgtcTAATAAGAGATAAAAATGTTAAGAACGGAAGTAAAGGGGCATTGTAATGAAAGTGCTGTTTTTTGgttatggttattatttttaaagaaataatcaGACTAGAGTTAATTTGTAAGTATTGTACCTACAGAGTTTCTCATCAATTCTAGTTTTTTATTACcgttttttaagtattaattggAAAAAtctaaaaaccaaaataaatgcGATTTGAATGTTGCACACAATAAATCAAACCAAGAAATCTCTCAGAACGGCTGGAAATAATTTTTGtcatcaaagaaaaaaaaacgcattttttaaaatgtgacTAAAATGTTTCGTATTTAGTATTCCGAACGCATCCTGAAAATACTTTGATAACAACTTGTTCCTTTTCACGTAACTTCTGAAGTAAAAGTTCacaagacattttaaaataaatttataattatataaaaaccaGTAATCACATAATCTTAAATTACAGCTTAGATTGTGTATCAAAATGTTATCGTacgaattttaaaaataaaataaatattgttttccaCAATACAGGTCAAGGTTACTGTGGAAAGGAACGTTTTGTACATAGGTTGGTATAGTCATTTATTTGAGGGGAATGCCTCATGTGAAGTCATAGAAAGACATTTACACCCCACGATTTATGCTAATGCGtagaatgtaattttaataatactcgGCATATAACAAAACGATAACGTGACAACAAATAACATTACGaatttaaaagtttcaataaCTATGTACGCCATGGGGACGAGCTGTTCTTCAGTAAACATTTGAAAAACTTTGTTGAAACATTATCTTGTTTGGGTTTTTAGTGTCATTTTACGGTTAAATGCGAATTAATccatgtaatatattatgtttgataagtatttctaatattcttattattacgAGATTGCATAACGgtaaaactgatttatttaattaaaaggcGATCCAAGTTTTACGCAAAATTCCGCTAATAACACATCAATAAAAATCTATCCAGTTTATTCATCATTTGTCTGTAAAGCGATAAGCCACCATGTATGCGAAACCACCACGAATATGATGGTTTATagaaatgcaataaataaatgttgatattGACAGACGACACGAGCCCGAGACGACGCGTCTCTAATCGTATAACCTAAAAATCTCATACCATAAATACGTAAAATGTTACGACATTATTTCCTCGCTGTACATTCAGGGGGTTACCCTGATTCTTAGCGactgaattaaatatttactgtacTATGTACGTATTCAAGTGTTGTTAGCCCCGCGATATCTACACATAAGTGCCGTGTTCTGTGttaaagtgtataaaatacgataaaaatGTCCAACGACATAAAACCGATAACGTTAAAAAACCTAAACAAAATACCTTTGCTATTaaacaagaaaattatattgaaaaaagatattttatctTTCAAAGGTAATGTTAAAGTTCTTCAATCGGTGACGACGCACGAAGAAGTGATATATGAGTCGAAAAAAGGGGATTTTTTGCCCGGGGATGTACGTGAATTGACTATAGTGAATAGGCTGAATAAGACCACTAACTCGTGTAGAACTATCGCGCGATGTACTTCTCACTCCGGCAGTACATACGAGAAGACCTCGGAcgaaataactaaattaatagGACAGAATAATTACGACATTTTATTCAGTACGCTGTGTTCCGTGATTAATCAAGACATAAAAGTGCGTGGAATTTATTCTACTTTGACAGTTCCTAAATTAACGAAACAGACTACTTGCCAGGCTGATGTGGATAAGGCTGGAAGGAGTGTTTCCTTTGCCCATGTTGTGTGTCAGACGGACGAGTCTTTCGTCgcgttattaaaaaaaaaagttcaaatGCGAAAAAGAGTGAAACGAAGTCAGTTGGCGCCATATGTAATTCGAGAAATCCCGGATAGTAAGAAACCTAAGCGTTTGGTAATTGCTCCGAATAATTTCGAAACTCTACTTAAGTCTACAGAACCGAAAAGTCCGATATCGCCTGAAGAATCTCGTAAGGAAGAGCCAGATTTGCCTGTACTCGGTTCAGTGTTTGATGACGATTCGGATAATAGTATCGGGAAATTTTCAAACTTCTCCTGTTCTACATTACCAGAGATTTTGAAAGATCCAATGAGTTTAATAGCTACTGTGCCGATTGAGAAcaaaagtaatgaatataagTTAACGAACTTGGATGCAGGGAAGGAAAGTTATGGTAACGATAAACCAGCATCGTTAAAACAAGTGTTGGGCAGTGTTCCTGAAGATCAGAGAGTTAAAATGATTCTACAACAAGGACTGAATGATTGGCATAATTGCTTGAAGCGAGATGAAAGTGGCCAtctgtaagtatttttaatttttttcttctttgttGTAGAACTTTCGGgtctagttataaatatttggcTCTTTGCCAAGGTGGAGGACTCAAGGCCCCCTTCCTTAttaggagaagacccttgcccagcagtgggacagtcgcatgtttaaaaaaaccagttacctacctacttaatattttgttggttgtaagtaatcataatttttatgaaggtaggtatttttttcaactgaacttaaaattaattatcatgGAACATGTAGGTTTCcttatttgcttttaaatgtatttttaattaataaaagaaattcATGTTATCAAGCAAGAGGGTAATTAGGTATAAGTTTTTTTTGCTTAGAaaattctatatatttataaaaatatatattcattttcatattacttaatacctattaaacatagtgattaattataaatagtGTTATGTCCCAAAATTAATACTATTTcatgagtaatattattttacattcattCCCTTATTTAAATTGCCATACTAATAAcctagtaattatttaattagttattattaattatttagttattattaattattgagcAATTCCcaaacctcctccttttttttgaagtcagttaaaaataGAGTAGGTATCTTAAGTGATTTTACCCCCCGCAAAAAGAAAAAAGGTTTTGAACCTGGCAGATAAATACTTATACCGTTGAGGGATTTAACATAATTGGGAGTACCTCTTAATCACTCTGGGAATAACAGGTGTTATAATAtcttagattatatttttatcaactgCTTATCAAATTTTTCAAGGTTAAACAAGGTCAGATAAGATTTTTGACAGCGGGcacttttgaaaattaaataatttataagatttttatgttCTGACTGTTAGCTATATTCTTGTTTGTATATAAGTTGGTATATAACatgtatcaaaattatttctgaaTGATTCcgaaatttatgaaaaatggCTTCTTTGCaagctttttatttcaaatgcattgtattttatttaaaatggatgtttaaaaaactaaagaatATGGCTTAAATTTAATCGaaatttgttttgtagtttagGCTAGAAAACATTATATATAGGTATCCATATACAAAacgcttttttttcttaatagatctctagttctttagtctctgctaAGTCttaaaatggcgtgattttatgtgtgtatgtctgTTTTAAGTATGGATATAGACAAATAGGGTTATAGATACATCCCATTCATACAACATGGAcaaatttaatgtataatagaatacgggaattaacgcgaacacgcattttaccttaaaatgcctaatgcCTAAATGcagagtcagcctgcgaccacggcgagtgcaacctgcgccgaaacgttaggcattttaaggtaaaatgcgtgttcgcgtttattcccgtattctattatacatttaacatgtaacgcgagagtttaaaagttatgatggacatttttttttaaatatactactCTAGTAAGGGacggttcacatctgacggaagatgggcgtagcctaaatagtatgggattatcaacgacgcatcatcggttgagtctgaatggtcgagtgtttttcttagtctgttctggcgttgcaCGACCGATAATATGCGAcatatgttccgtcagatatgaaccttccctaagCCGCGTAAAAACGCTAATAGAATTGCCTCATCAATCAtaactaatttattacaaatgtaaaaaaccCCAGGAAATACCATTTGTGTATTGAAATCCCATTTAAGTGGTGCAATACATAAGTATAGATAGTTAAATAATATCTAGATGTCAAGCTTATAACTTCTCAcgaatattttatctatactatataaaaGGAATAAGTCATTCATTTATCACGAAATCTCGGAAACAGCGagtgctaataaaaaaaaaaatcattaatatcccactgctgggcaagggtctcctctcgtaatgaggaaggggtttaggccttgagtccaccacgctggccaattgcgggttggggactttgaataCCTTAAAATAGTGTTCTAAAGTGTATCCCTTTTATtcacaaacacactataaacgtttttaagtaaaaaaactactacaacatgttttctctttttcatttcgctaaggagtgaaagaaacaaaatatcttataagcctttcataacttcatatatttttatgaataatagaatacgggaattaacgcgaacacgcattttaccttaaaatgcctaacgtttcggcgcaggttgcacgcGCTGTGGTCGTAGTCGCAGAAAGAaccatatattttaatgaatatggcagttagtaggtatattatagcTCAGTAATTGGTTCATTTATAAaaacagactagctgacccgcgcaacttcgcttgcgttacgtaagagagaatgggtcataattttccccgttttgtaacattattcgtTACTAccccgctcctaatggtcgtagcgtgatgatatatagcctatagccttcctcgataaatgggccatctaacagtgaaagattttttcaaatcggaccagtagttcctgagattagcgcgttcaaacaaacaaaaaaactcttcagctttataatattagtatagactagctgacccgcgcaatttcgcttgcgtcacctaagagaatgggtcaaaattttccccgtttttgtaacatttttcgttgctactccgctccttatgaccgtagcgtgatgttatatagcctatagccttcctcgataaatgggctatctaacactgaaagaattttccaaatcggaccagtagttcctgagattagcgcgttcaaacaaacaaacaaacaaacaatcaaacaaactcttcagctttattatattaagtatagattagtatagataaagaacTGCGGGGGACTTTATTTCTTACTGTTTTCTAATAGCTTGTCGTCGTAACCATTTAGTCAATGTTTTCAAGATAAAAGATagtattgtttgataaataatgtaaatacacGTATAGATTAGATATACCtatacatacactagctgactcgcgcaacttcgcttgcgtcactaatgagagaatctatactaatattataaagctgaagagtttgtttgtttgaacgcactaatctcaggaactactggtccgatttgaaaaattctttcagtgttagttaacTATTTTTAGGTCGACTTGGAAAGAATTGTAGGTCGCGACGTCGAGGACTATTGCGCTTCGATcagaatcaaaatcaaatcatttattcatttaggttaaatattgacacttatgatagtcgttaaaATTACTGagtctaccactagctcggaaagagggtagagccttatgagaagagctagcaagaaattcacggccactcttttcaatcgatATCGCCATtgttagaacagtcaaccgagagtcctctgcactgtgtCTACGTTCAGCAACACAtacttgtgttcaagttgttttattattataataatatatctatactaatctatactaatattataaagctgaagagtttgtttgttttaacgcgctaatctcaggaactacgggtccgatttgaaaaaatatttcagtgttagatagcagatttatcgaggaaggctttaggctatatatcatcaagctacgaccaataggagcagagtaccagtaaaaaatgtaaaaaatggagaaaattatgacccattctttcttatgcgACGTATGTGAaattgcgcgagtcagctagtgactCATGTTTATTTGCAAGAAATTGACAAAGGTTTCATtctttaagttataaatattttatatcttctAAGAATACTGTCTTCTAcaaagtattgaataaaaatccCCTTATATATGAAGCAATGATAAACTAATTACAcaaaagtaatttgaaaaaaatatgcatgtagtcttcttcttatcgtatggttagtggtcaacctagtgtcatagttgttcaagccgcccgaaggacTTTGACGatgcttaacgactgttatcttaatcgacaacaaccgggaccgacgtttaacgtgccctctgaagcacgaagacgcccagctcaaataccactatgcggtcacccatctatggaatgaccgcgccagggttAGCTTAAccacagatcgttcaccgaACGGTGAGTatgataataatgaatattatatttttcaggcCAATCCACGTAGCAGTGATGAACAACGATTTAGACCTGCTGAAAAGACAGTGCATAGTTTTGAAGATGAAGCAGATATCTGTGGACATACAAGCTGACAACTTAGTAAGttccttttattattgttttatttaaagactactcccgcactaagaattgcttcttgtgtcgcggggacttttacaaacatacaaacaacggacacaaagtacaaccagacccgagacAACTATTTGttgaccgcacaaataattgttccgtgtgggaatcgaacccacgaccttccgacccaatggtagtggcgtggcgaccaccttaaccattgcCAAGGGCGGGTTgggactttatttattttgtttttaaatataataatatcatctattaaaatctgatcaacaTATTATGAGTTTATCCGAAACAAATAGACATACAGACGCGAAGAAGTAATTATATATGGTAATATGCAGTAATATATAactactagcggacccgacagacgttgccttgtctaataaattaaaaattaattaaaaaaacattgtccagcggacaaaattgtgaatctaaaccattctcagatccccttgaacacacacaaaaaagtccagtcgtttaagagaagttcagtgacgtacacacttacagaagaattatatatataaagatttacttATTTCGCAACAATACGTGATAAACAATATagattatgtaaataattgtaaaacaagCATGTTTATATACATCTTCTCACGTCCTACTtcatattactagctgacccgtgcaaattcgcttgcgtcacataagagagaatgggtcataattttccccgtttttagtaacatttttgactggtactctgctccttttggtcgcagcttgatgttatatagcctatagcattcctcaataaataggctatccaacagtaaaatattgtttcaaatagcctcattagttcctgagattagcgcgtttaactaaacaaacaaactcttcagctttataatattagtataggacTATAGCTATGTAATCAGTAATATGAGTTAATTAGTTTCATTTCGGGAAATAACCGCATTC from Anticarsia gemmatalis isolate Benzon Research Colony breed Stoneville strain chromosome 28, ilAntGemm2 primary, whole genome shotgun sequence includes these protein-coding regions:
- the LOC142984828 gene encoding uncharacterized protein LOC142984828 — protein: MSNDIKPITLKNLNKIPLLLNKKIILKKDILSFKGNVKVLQSVTTHEEVIYESKKGDFLPGDVRELTIVNRLNKTTNSCRTIARCTSHSGSTYEKTSDEITKLIGQNNYDILFSTLCSVINQDIKVRGIYSTLTVPKLTKQTTCQADVDKAGRSVSFAHVVCQTDESFVALLKKKVQMRKRVKRSQLAPYVIREIPDSKKPKRLVIAPNNFETLLKSTEPKSPISPEESRKEEPDLPVLGSVFDDDSDNSIGKFSNFSCSTLPEILKDPMSLIATVPIENKSNEYKLTNLDAGKESYGNDKPASLKQVLGSVPEDQRVKMILQQGLNDWHNCLKRDESGHLPIHVAVMNNDLDLLKRQCIVLKMKQISVDIQADNLTPLTMSLYQDNIQMTSLLLQYNADALDGDAHDKTCFHIAAEKNSEHLQVLVTHCQSNARRILEENEDLWKPEYANKTDQELSTILLTHINKLYDDQGYTPLMLASKLGRYENVKLLIESSPDTINVKMPSSGNTALYLAVSAACMDSTERGNKSKVVDHFRKTIEILVEHGSDPNLNNFAGYNVNDLLTEYNIGDLSMIVANTLTCRNFWDGKLPAGTKKFDSFMLVKDEEGNVDIKNIFKPKKPARNVKSKNSPIIQNVAYITPIKTSPVTTKSETVTGQSEKLDGHVKIEKVSPKVQTFRLNKPLLLKNISKGNKRKLEITESSSKKLNTND